A genomic region of Oncorhynchus mykiss isolate Arlee chromosome 16, USDA_OmykA_1.1, whole genome shotgun sequence contains the following coding sequences:
- the LOC110492079 gene encoding protein FAM43B, whose product MMQTDEEEGGGEEGGAIGGTDWLRLAALSLSSVLGREASIYFSPSLFLSALSFSLSLSLYFADKNTHRQEGSLPQTHSACTMLPWRRSKFVLVEDEAKTKPKSLGVGLTYQSIISSLVRSCPDLLPDSTPFDWLASVFQSKRQTVELNKEEHTYNVRYLGSIVTITAKGGGCTQDPVAKIWQRSNYGEQSVKMMLTVGLQGIRMGTDKTGKKKPTHLYSLNRITCCTADPCRPKILAWIYRHQVKNKAVVLRCHAVLVSKSEKARAIAHSLYQTSTSAFSEFKRLKRQSDFRHCQQQLLGEDMVPLMPLRKLLNGQCHYRPPADSPGGPSTTRLCSITEEEEEEEEVEEEGYEGDEEALKDTDLTQSYGSCEMSLGDIVNGLDECYININISISDSNNNTLTFVSSLV is encoded by the coding sequence ATGATGCAGacagatgaggaggagggaggaggagaggaaggaggagcaaTTGGTGGAACAGACTGGCTGAGGCTCGCAGCTCTCAGTCTTTCCTCTGTGCTTGGCAGGGAGGCTTCtatttatttctctccctccctctttctctctgctctctctttctctctctctctctctctctattttgctgacaaaaacacacacaggcaggagGGCTCGCTCCCTCAAACTCACTCAGCCTGCACCATGCTGCCCTGGAGAAGAAGTAAGTTTGTTCTCGTGGAGGATGAGGCCAAGACAAAGCCTAAGAGCCTTGGAGTGGGGCTGACCTACCAGTCCATCATCTCCTCCCTGGTGCGCTCCTGTCCCGACCTGCTCCCTGACTCCACTCCCTTTGACTGGCTGGCCTCCGTTTTCCAGAGCAAGAGGCAGACGGTAGAGCTCAATAAAGAGGAGCACACCTACAACGTTCGTTACCTGGGAAGCATCGTCACCATCACAGCTAAAGGAGGAGGCTGCACACAGGACCCTGTGGCTAAAATCTGGCAAAGGAGTAACTACGGAGAGCAGAGCGTCAAGATGATGTTAACAGTGGGTCTTCAGGGCATCCGGATGGGCACAGACAAGACAGGCAAGAAGAAGCCCACCCACCTATACTCTCTGAACCGGATCACCTGCTGCACAGCTGACCCCTGCCGGCCCAAGATCCTAGCCTGGATCTACAGACATCAGGTCAAGAACAAGGCAGTGGTTCTCCGGTGCCATGCCGTTCTGGTCAGCAAGTCAGAGAAGGCCAGGGCCATCGCACATAGTCTCTACCAGACGTCCACCTCAGCCTTCAGTGAGTTCAAGCGGCTGAAGAGGCAGAGTGATTTCAGGCACTGCCAACAGCAGCTGCTGGGGGAGGACATGGTGCCGCTGATGCCTCTGAGGAAGCTGCTCAACGGGCAGTGCCACTACCGGCCACCTGCCGACAGCCCTGGAGGCCCCAGCACCACCCGTCTCTGCTCCAtcacagaggaggaagaagaggaggaagaggtggaggaagaagGGTATGAGGGAGATGAAGAAGCTCTAAAGGACACTGACCTAACACAGTCATATGGGTCATGTGAGATGAGCCTAGGGGACATAGTTAATGGACTGGACGAGTGCTATATTAACATCAACATAAGCATCAGCgacagcaacaacaacacattGACATTTGTCAGTTCTCTAGTGTGA